TTTCGACAGAAACTCCAATTGCGAATTgacgaaatcttttttcaaattgtagaTGCGGCCGAAATAGTGGAGTGTTTCTTTGATGCTGAAGTGACCGAACAAGGCCAGTTCTTGCGGCATGTAGCCGACCCTTGGACCGGGGATTCCGCTTTCCGGAGATCCAGGCTCATGTCCCAAGACGAGAATGTCTCCGCTATTCAGCCGGCGACGTCCGACGAGGCAACTCAACAGGGTCGTCTTACCACAGCCAATTGCACCAAGTAAACCGTATCTGTCATATCAAAGCCATGGATTATTTATAAACTCATGCCGAATTATGTCGTGTGCACATCTTagacaattttaaaatcagaTTTGTCTTACATGGTTCCTTTCTTAACGCTCATGTCGATTCCGTTGAGTACGGCACAGCGCTTCTTGCCGACGCCATAGATTTTACTTGCATTGCGGATTAGAACACCCTGAGCTGCAAAATCACTTGTTTTGCTGAACGCTTCTTCTTGGCTGGATTCTTGCGGTGAAACAAATTCCACACGTCTCGTCATCTtagtaaaagaaaatccaaatttACTGATTGGCCGAAAGAGGTGATCTTCTTTCCCTGTTGTGTATAAAGTACGAAGCCCATGAAAAAGTTATTACAACGATGTAATTATTCTACTAAACTTACCAGCTTCCGGTAGCTGTGTTCAAGACAGACGGAAATAAACACGGAAGCACTAAAAAAGACGCAGTTCCTCTCTGGCCGATTCCTGAATGAACTTAAATGGTGGTAATATACAACAAGATTAgtctctatttctttctttttttgcgagAACAAGTATTAAGACGGTTCGAATGGTTTCAAAAATGGACATGAAATGGTGGTAGCTTTCTGGAGTCTACTCGTGAAACGCAAAATTCGTCCTTGAACGCAACTATACTCACCCACATACTGTAAAAGCCTCCAGCAGCTTGAAGAGTACATGTAGGACTGTAGGTAAAAgatataataattaaaaaaaaaccctgttATGGGCGTAAGTGAATACGGATGTCGAGAACGAAAAGTTGCGCAAGGGGAAAACTACACGCCGAaagcaaattaaaatattacagTCTGAGATGGCGACCATGAAAACataatgatgatgaagtgAGAATGAATAATCATGTGCATGAATAAACAAGTGAGAAAGTGCTACGTCAATGCTGCTGAGACAAAGAAACACGATTCTTTGGCAACTTGGTTTATAATTATGGGATGGCAAACCAGTCTGAGGTACTCGGTGAACCCCACATAATTATCAATGTTGTGGTCGTTACCGCAAATTCAACCTTCATCTACCGATTTCCCGTGGATATGTACGCGGATACGTTTAATAATGGGagatttaataaaaagaaatgccaaAATCTTGTAGAGCCGGATTTGAAAGTCAAAAGGACGAATTGAAATGGCTTCCCGACAGTAACCAGGATGTGTGGTAATAATTCCGCTTCCCCCAATTGACTAGTAACAGCTATAAAGCAAACTTTTCGCCAGCTCTATTCTGTAATTTAAttcgaaaatgaaagaattttcgatttttccctttttcgtctgtttggtgattgcattttcttttctctgcgAATGTATGTACCCTTCCTCGtgagcaaaaatttaaaagactttaACAGCTGGGTCCTAAAGCCCAAGCCAAATGATGCAACGCAACACGATTCAGCTGGCGATCAAGAACAACCCGGAATAagcagattaaaaaaaaaatacctgtaTGTTACGCTTTGAGGCACATATCACGATTTTTGGATTTCATCGTACAATGATGAACGAGGATTCTTATAATCGTGACCGCAAAATCAACCTTTGTATTCTTCAGATTTCCTTGGGATATAGTCGCGCCTATAGTCTCTTCTCTATATATTGTTATTCAAAAGAACGGATGAAAAACCTGCGTCGCTCCCAATCCCAAAGTAAAACTGAAGGTGAAAGTATTTTGGTGGTTAACATTCGCGCACATGTACCCCAAACCCCCTTTTTGAAGGTCATGTTCCTTGATCTTGACTCGTGAGTTCAATTATGGGCATTCACTCACAGCATCATTCAAGATTGATGATGTCCGAATACATGTGTGGGCTGACATGCTATTAAAACAGAGCTATTAAATAAACATCAAAATAGATCCGGCAGGCCTTCATTCAGGCTTCATTCACGCTTCAACTTACTTTCTGTGCCACCATaccaaaaaattaccaaaaaataTGATGCAAAAACgactttccttctttttttgcgtTGTGCAACATGCGAAGCAGCGGCGCGCATGTACTTACAATTGAACGAATAGGAAACAGTTTTTCTTAGAACAGATCTTTCTTACTTTAGAGGAGACTATATAAAGGCGTGGGGACATGAGAGGTTCAACATTCGAACTTCTTCGGTCCGCTGTGCACAAAACACCTAAAGGTTCACGTTTTTGCTAAAACTGTTAAGTAACCGCGCAATTAAATCCGACGACGAAAAGACAGGGGAGTAATAAACAGcgtaaaatgttgaatttgggCATACACGATTTTTACGTCGGTCGGTCAATTTTCATTACCGGGGCAACTGGTTTTAtgggaaaaaagttttggttgaaaaactCCTCAGGTCTTGTCCTGGGATAGACCGTGTTTACTTACTGATCAGACCTAAAACTGACAAGGACGTCCGTTTCCGTCTTCAAGAAATGATCAAATGCAAGGTAATAAAGACCACACAATGGCACATCAGCTTAatcaaaaatgtgttttcgaTTTTGGTTAGTTGTTTGAATGGCTAAGACAAAATCAACCGGACgcccttaaaaaaataattcccatAAGCGGCGATGTTACCTTGCCAGATCTCGGCATTTCATTTTCCGACATGCAAGAACTAATTGCGAATGTCTCAGTCGTTTTTCACTCGGCAGCTCGTGTCACGTTTGATGACGATCTGAGAAGCGCCATCAACTCTAACGTCAAAGGACCGAAAAGAGTGGCCATCTTCTGTCGGCAATTAAAGGACCTTAAGGTAAATTTCCAaaacattttccttcttttctgtgcaATATTACCTGTGGCCTCATTTAAATTCAGGCATTTGTGCACGTCTCTACCACGTACAACAACGTGGAAAAAGATACGATTGAGGAGGAAGTCTATCCTACATCGCTTGATCCCCAAAAGCTGCTGGATTTAATCGACTGCATGGATGACAAGCTCCTAGCCAGCATCACCAATCAGTACAAATTCTACACCAGAAATAATTTACTAGACTAAAATGATACCTCTGGCAGATTGGTTGGAACAAGCCCGAATGTTTACGCTTACACGAAAGCTCTGGGGGAACACCTTCTGCAAGATTTGACGTTTGAAAGCGGTAAACAACGACTTCCTCTAGTGATTGTTCGGCCTTCTATGGTCACTGCTGCTGTACAGGAGCCCTTGCCTGGCTGGATCGATAATTTCAATGGACCTAGcggtaagaaaaatataattagaGGAAGTAGCTAAATTAAGTTATCCGTGGGGGAATTTTTATACAGGCACTTTGGCTGGAACAAGCAAAAGACTTATTCAAATTGTACGAGTCGATCCTGAACTTATTGCCGATATTATTCCTGTTGATTTTCCAATCAATTTGATGTTAGCGGCAGCATGGGATGAAGCAACATGTACAAAGTACAATTTCAGCATTAGATCTGAATTCTGTTCGTTATTCCGATTATTACCTAACATATTCTATTAGATCGTCCGATCAGATTCGAGTGTACAACTGCTCATCTGGCTCTTTAAACCCCATCATTTGGCGGGATTTCAGAAACTGGGGTTTGCGTGGTGTTCATGAATTTCCGTGTAAAGAAATCATGAGGTATCCCAACATTAAGCTCCAAACAAATCGCCTCCTTTTCAACATTGAAATCATCCTATATCACCATCTGCCGGCTCTCTTTTTCGACACAATCGCTCTGTTGTGTGGGAGAAAGCCTTTCGTGGTGAGTTTCTCTCTTTAGCTATTTGTAGTTACGTTATTCAAGCAGCATAGACTAGTgaaattaaatgttgtttttcattaagTCTCGGCTATTCAAGAGAGCCCACAAGATGATGTCTTGTTTAGAATTTTATACGATGCGCGAGTGGAATTTCCCCAGCCAAAACCCTGTCCTGTTAATGGACAAGATGTcagttcaagaaaaaaatactttcaaCTTTGACGTACGAAAAATCGACTGGGAGACATACATGACTACTTTCGCGGTTGGAGTTCGTGAATATCTTTTCAAAGACGATTTGAGTTCCCTACCTGCTGCCAGAAAGAATTTGAACAGGTTATAATgaaccttaaaaaaagaatttgttattctgaaacattaattttgaattgtctGTTTCTAACAGGATGAAACAGTTAAGGATGGTGGTTCATTTTGTCATCTTGGGACTGATGCTATTATTCCTCTACGCCCTCTGGACCAAATTCACGACGGAGACTTCGTCGATAGTTTCGTTTTTATTCCAAAACACAAATAACTCGTCTACCGTTCAggatattttagaaaatgaacaattttTCGGAGTAAAATCAGCACATATTCTTCCTCTAAAATCAGAGCTAGAATCGTAAGTGGAACAGCGGTTATTACTAACATACGGGCTAGCTTATACAATAGTTAAACATATACAGCTTCATTTATATAGATAGCCTTTGGAGTTTGGACTGTGACTACTTCTTTatcgttaaaaaattgttattttggtcgtacaataaataatagaagttgaaattttcaaacatgtGCTGTCAAACCATCCAAGCTTCTTGGCGAAAGATAATCGTGTGCTTTACACTGGGACGAAGTGGAGTTTACTACAGTATGAGAAAATCATGCACATTTTAACAGCTAAATGTTTATGCTTGCAAAACAAAAGCTCTCGATAAGCACCTCTTGCAAAAGATGAATCTGAGTGCAACAGTGAATGGCGATTTTCTCTTGTGCAGATTGTTCGTCGTCAAGcgtggaaaaatgaaaatcaatgcCCTTATAACTTATTGTCAACTTCGAATCGCATTGTATATCAAGATTTTTGTCTTCCGCGAGGTCTTCCGTTTGTTCCACGGATTAAATCCCGTAAGCTTGCCCATCCTCCATTTCGGTATGTGCGGGTGGTGCGGGTCTACCTAAACCGTTACTACTTTCGGTTCTTGCTATATGTGCAAGTCAAAAGTTTAAATCTCGCGGGTTAAAATGAGCGCGTTTTGTAGCAGAAACATGCCAGTAGCCGCCATTAGCAGTAGCTCCTATAGATATGGGAAGCACGGAGGCGCTTTGACCCGGAATTCACAAGCACCACTGCAGTTCActcgtaaaagaagaaaaaaatcttaacaCTGTTATTTTACcaactttcttctttacaGTTAGTGCATAAATGCTTCAAGCATATACTGTCCTATGATGCTTGCAGTATACAAGATACTTGGTCGTACACGGATTTATCGTCAAAGGCCTATTCAAGAAGTTTCCCAGTGagaaaaaaccggaaaaaacaaaagatgacataaaataaatattgaggACTTGAGAACCGATTAAGACAAGTGACTTTTACCTAAATCTGGACACATGGACCAGCAATCAATCAATCCTACCATGAAAAGGGAATCCCCAATGTGAAATTAAGTACTGGGGGCTTCAACCATGttgcaacaaaataaattatttcaataaagCTCGACGTctcgaattttatttaatttggaaTTTGTTATGTTCACACGGCCACTACTAGGCATCACGGGTCGGCCAACAGACCCGGTGGAAGACGACTTGATACCATCAAGCATGATGTTACTtgctacattttttctacagcCAACTATGCGTTAGACGATAACTGGTACCCGTAAGGAAATCTCAACCCAACCCCAAGAGACTCTTTTTACGTGTAACAACCCCTTAGCCAATCCCCAGCTAGGGACCCATAGTTTAAACTGCCCAAGTGTGTCCACCGCACTACGGCGATGGCCTGCCCTGGCTGTAGCAATTTGTTGAAACAGTTGACGCTACATAATCGCTTCCTGAGGGAGCCACAGCGGCTATATGAGCAACTAACAATTCTCACTTGGGGGTTCGAACCCTGATCTCAACGTGCACCACTGCACCTACTCATAAATGACGCCTTATCCAATACACCCACTCGCTCCCTCATaatcattgaaaaagaaaatgcttttATATTTCAGTGGATGATCAGCAAACATGAAATAATCGGGTGTATCGATGATGAATCGATACcgataaaaatttgaacacacgtcgtgaaataaaaatgccatgaattttaaaagatgcaCACAAAAAGCCCAAAAAGCTCTGGCAATATAGTCGATGGCCACCGACCCGGATCAGTTCCTGGTAGTTTGAGCAActaagagttttttttctttcatttttctttatttcttttccttttcccctactttaattgaatttgaataaaaattctttctgTTGCCCGGCAATTGCGATTGCAATTGCGAATAGCGACGGCAATTTTTCAATCAGCAAAATTCTAACTTTCTCGTTCGTTTTATAGGGTATTTCGTGTTTAGTTATCGTCATTTTAACACTACTCCAACAGAAACaacagaaattaaaacaagtGATCAGCAGCACCAAATCCGtcagaaaaacgaaacgaaaacaaTTTTAGTGTGGAATGCTTTGGAACGAGCGGAAGTAAGAATCTTTGGTAAGGGCAAAGACGTTATTGCCAATCAAAATTGCACTTACACTTGATGCAAAATCGTcgataaaagagaagaacgtCCCCTAGAACATTACGACGCAATCTTCGTTGTACTTAATGACCAATTCACATCTGCCGATCAGCTGATGATACCAGAATTTCCAAACAAGCGCAACGAACTTCAACGCCTCGTCTTTTTCACGGAAGAATTTCCCCCAGCGCTGATTCCTTACTACGACATGACTCGATTagccaatttttttccacTGGACAATCACGTACAGAATAGACGCCGATATTCCTTTACTCTACGGCCGAGTCATTCCGAAAGAAAACGCTCCCAGGACGTCAAAAGAGGTTAAACAATTAAGAGAAAAAGCTCGTAATAATCAAGTTAAACAACATCACAACAAGACGAAAACAATCGCCTGGATGGTTTCTCGTTGTGATATTTACGGCCAACGTCGTGTGTATGGGCGTTGCGGGACCTTGTCTTGTTCTCGTCACGATTTGCATAGTTCAGACCCGCAATGCTACGACATGCGATCGAGTCGATTTACAAATTCTACTTGTCTTTCGAAAATGCCGTTTGTCCAGATTACGTCACTGAAAAGCTTTTCAAAATTCTGGCTCACGACATAGTCCCGGTCGTCTACGGAGGGCTCCATTACAGTCAACACGCACCGCCTCATTCGTACATCGACGCTCGCAAATTCAAACCGAAATATTTGgcgggatttttaaaaatactggACGAAGACGATGAGCTCTACAACGAGTATTTCTGGTGGAAGGATTACTACAGTGAGGAGTACAGCAGTGAAGACATATCACGCCAcggattttgttatttgtgtcaAAAACTGCACGAGCAGGAAAACAATGACATCCAAACTTATCCGGATCTGGACTTGGAATGGGGTGATGGTAACCAGTGTGATCCTTTTTATCCCACTTGGatacaacaaatatttaaaagcaAAAGACTATTACATgacttaaaattttgaattaatttatccatcaaattaaaaattgaaactctacgaaaaatcaaataacaattttcatgtcttgagaaaaaaattttttctccgAGTTTACCGCTTCCAGCTCCagcaattcaaaatttaaaacaaaactgatAAAATCTGTTTCCCCCAGGCCGCTGGTGGCTGCTATAGTTGTCATAGGTCATGTCACTTGCCCCTTCATGATCAATTGATCagataaaaagggaaagggggGCAAAAGCTGTATATTTGGGACATAATTTTACCTCCGGCAGATAGGGGGAAACAAACCTGACCTTTGGTAATAATCGACACAAGACTTCGGCATCACTTTTTCCTGATGAAATACGTTCCATCGAATAGAGCCGTCAAACACAGAAGGCGAAACGAAAAGGCCACGGCTTGAGTGCAGTCATCCAACTTTTACCCGGAATTGTAACACGTTCAATTGTGCCCACCCTCATCCTTAATCCGCTAAAGtgtctaaaaaaataaccacaatcaaaatgaaaaacaattcccATCACAGAATTTTATCCACAGTGAAAACGAAGTCATTGGTGATATTTGTGCTAACAAATTTAGTCTTCCTACTCCAGCTGTACACACCTGTCGAGTATTCCGTTTTCGACCCCTTCTCAGAAATAACCGGATTGATtcgcaaaaacaaaacgatttTAATTTGGAACAGCCCACAAATTCTGGACACCGCCCCGTTTGGCTTGTAACACGAGCCTTTCATTGCACATGGGTGCGAAGTCTCAGATTGTATCGTCTTTGACCAGCCATCGATTTTGCCTCTAGAAGAATACGATGCCATCCTAGTGCATGTGCATGAGCTATGGAAGTCTCGCATGCCAGATTTCAATAGGTAAAAGCATCAGCGATTCGTTTTTCTGACCCAAGAATCGCCCATTTCGATGCACACAATTGACGTTACTAAAATGGGGAATTTGTTTAACTCGGGTTTAACTGGACCATGAGCTACAAATTGAATTCAGACGTCCGGCTGCTTTACGGTCGCATCCATCCGGAATCGACGGCCCCAGAAACACTTGAAGAGACGCACCGGATGATTGAAGCGATGCATCTTCCATCCGCCAGGAATTATGCTGCCAATAACACGCGCCCGGTCGTTTGGATGGCGTCTCATTGCACCACAAACAGTTTGCGAGAAAGGTACGTCAAACAACTGAGCAAATACATTCCGGTCGATATTTACGGCGGATGCGGCAATTTCAGTTGCCCTCacagcaaaacaaatttcgtgTCTGATCCAAAATACTACGAAATGATGGAAACGGAATACAAATTCTACTTGtcctttgaaaatttcatctgCAACGATTACGTGATGgagaaattctttgaaatCATGAACCACAATATCGTTCCTATCGTTTACGGTGGGCCCAATTACAGCCAGTTCGCCCCCCATCATTGGTACATCAACGCCCTGGATTTTACTCCGGAGAAACTGGCCCAGTACCTGCTATTGCTCAACGCCAACGACAATTTTTACAACGAATATTTCTGGTGGAAGGATCACCAACGAGTGGAAAGTGGAGTGGTGCAAATGGCGCAACACGCTTTCTGCGATCTGTGCAAGAAACTTCACGAGgacgaaaaaataaccaagTAGGCTACTACCCCGAATTGATATCATAATGGCACCCAAAAACACAGTGCAGATATTTTTCTTGGGAGACGGGAACAACTACATCATCTACTACACTGGCAAATAGAATGCAATGAAATTGGTCTCCAATAATTTTGACAATTCGATTGATAAATGCATTTGATGTCTTGAGGCTGAATAAACTCGAGTTCAACTTTCATGTGGAAAATATGCAGTCGTTCAACAAATGAGTATTTAACCCTAACTGAGTAAACAAAACTGGCAAGTGAAAATGGTTACAGGCAAGCGCCTatctcaggaataatcgtaatCCGTACCATGTAAAGACTGACC
This DNA window, taken from Daphnia pulex isolate KAP4 chromosome 2, ASM2113471v1, encodes the following:
- the LOC124207924 gene encoding alpha-(1,3)-fucosyltransferase C-like; the protein is MSYKLNSDVRLLYGRIHPESTAPETLEETHRMIEAMHLPSARNYAANNTRPVVWMASHCTTNSLRERYVKQLSKYIPVDIYGGCGNFSCPHSKTNFVSDPKYYEMMETEYKFYLSFENFICNDYVMEKFFEIMNHNIVPIVYGGPNYSQFAPHHWYINALDFTPEKLAQYLLLLNANDNFYNEYFWWKDHQRVESGVVQMAQHAFCDLCKKLHEDEKITK